The proteins below come from a single Zea mays cultivar B73 chromosome 8, Zm-B73-REFERENCE-NAM-5.0, whole genome shotgun sequence genomic window:
- the LOC100192004 gene encoding Farnesyl pyrophosphate synthase (The RefSeq protein has 1 substitution compared to this genomic sequence): protein MATVEVVVANGLGGADTKTVFKETYSKLKEEMLDDPAFEFTDESLQWIDRMLDYNVLGGKCNRGLSVIDSYRILKGVDVLSKEETFLACTLGWCIEWLQAYFLVLDDIMDNSQTRRGQPCWFRVPQVGLIAVNDGIILRNHISRILQRHFKGKPYYVDVIDLFNEVEFKTASGQMLDLITTHEGEKDLTKYNLTVRRHIVQYKTAYYSFYLPVACALLLAGENLDNFGDVKNILVEMGTYLQVQDDYLDCFGDPEFIGKIGTDIEDYKCSWLVVQALEHADEKQKNILFESYGKSDPACVAKVKDLYKELKLEEVFQAYERESYNKLIADIEAQPSKAVQSVLKSFLHKIYKRDK, encoded by the exons ATGGCGAcggtggaggtggtggtggccaACGGCTTGGGTGGCGCCGACACCAAGACCGTGTTTAAGGAAACATACAGCAAGCTCAAGGAGGAGATGCTAGACGACCCCGCCTTCGAGTTCACCGACGAGTCGCTACAGTGGATCGACCGC ATGTTGGACTACAATGTGCTCGGAGGAAAGTGCAATCGCGGGCTCTCTGTCATTGATAGCTACAGGATATTGAAGGGTGTTGATGTTCTGAGCAAGGAGGAGACATTTCTTGCTTGCACCCTTGGCTGGTGCATTGAATGG CTTCAAGCTTATTTTCTTGTGCTTGATGATATTATGGACAACTCCCAGACACGGCGTGGCCAACCTTGCTGGTTTAGAGTGCCACAG GTTGGCCTCATTGCTGTAAATGATGGGATTATCCTTCGCAATCATATTTCACGAATCCTTCAACGCCACTTCAAGGGGAAGCCATATTATGTTGATGTAATTGACCTATTCAATGAG GTTGAGTTCAAGACAGCTTCAGGGCAAATGTTGGATCTTATCACTACCCACGAGGGTGAAAAGGATCTAACTAAATATAACTTGACAGT TCGCCGCCACATCGTTCAGTACAAGACAGCTTATTATTCATTTTACCTTCCT GTTGCATGTGCATTGCTGCTGGCTGGTGAGAACTTGGATAACTTTGGCGATGTAAAGAACATTCTTGTCGAAATGGGAACATACTTTCAAGTTCAG GATGATTATTTAGATTGTTTCGGTGATCCTGAATTCATTGGCAAG ATCGGAACTGACATTGAAGACTACAAGTGTTCCTGGCTAGTCGTGCAAGCTCTTGAACACGCTGATGAGAAGCAAAAGAACATTCTGTTT GAAAGTTATGGAAAGTCTGATCCAGCGTGTGTTGCAAAGGTGAAGGACTTGTACAAAGAGCTTAAACTGGAG GAGGTTTTCCAGGCGTACGAGAGGGAGAGTTACAACAAGCTGATTGCCGACATCGAGGCCCAGCCCAGCAAGGCAGTCCAGAGTGTTTTGAAGTCCTTCcttcacaagatctacaagaGGGACAAGTAA